CGGCGCTCCGCCGGCGGGTCCCGCCGCGCTGCGCCGGGCGAACCTCTCCCTGGTGCTGCGGGAGCTGCGCGACCACAAGTCCCTCTCCCGTGCCCACATCGCCGAGGCGACCGGGCTGCACCGGGCCACCGTGTCCAACCTCATGGCCGAGCTCCTCGAACGGCGTCTGGTACGCGAGGTCGGCGTCGAGCACGTCGGCGCCGTCGGCCGCCCCAGACGGGCGGTCGCGCTGCACGGCGCGCACGTCGGCGCCCTCGGCATGGAGATCAACGTCGACTACATCGCGGTCCACGGCACCGACCTCAGCGGCCGGGTCCTGGTCGAGCGCCGGGTCGTCTACGACGCCATGGGCAGCGGCCCGGACAGCGCCGTGCGCCGGCTCGGGCTCGTGGCCAAGGAGGCCGTGGCGGCCATGCGGCGGGCCGGAGCGTCGCCCGCCGGCATCGTGGTGGCGGTCCCCGGGCTCGTGGACGTGGTACGCGGCGTCGTGACGCTCGCGCCGAACCTCTACTGGCACGACGTGCCCCTGGCCGACCAGCTGAGCTCCCTGCTGGGCCCGCTGCGCGTGCCCGTGCGGGTGGACAACGACGCGAACCTCGCCGCGCTGGCGGAGTACACCTCCGGCGTCGCCGCAGGCACGCCGTACCTGGTGTACCTCACCGGCGAGGTCGGGGTCGGCGGCGGCATCATCCTGGGCGGCGAGCTCCTGCGCGGCGCGGACGGATTCTCCGGCGAGGTCGGTCATCTGCAGGTGGACCCGAACGGCGCCCAGTGCGGCTGCGGCCG
The nucleotide sequence above comes from Nonomuraea gerenzanensis. Encoded proteins:
- a CDS encoding ROK family transcriptional regulator, encoding MTYKPPNRAPGGAPPAGPAALRRANLSLVLRELRDHKSLSRAHIAEATGLHRATVSNLMAELLERRLVREVGVEHVGAVGRPRRAVALHGAHVGALGMEINVDYIAVHGTDLSGRVLVERRVVYDAMGSGPDSAVRRLGLVAKEAVAAMRRAGASPAGIVVAVPGLVDVVRGVVTLAPNLYWHDVPLADQLSSLLGPLRVPVRVDNDANLAALAEYTSGVAAGTPYLVYLTGEVGVGGGIILGGELLRGADGFSGEVGHLQVDPNGAQCGCGRIGCWETKVGLAALVRAAMPEQAYGLPGMPVPDPGERVADLARGLASGDRRMTTAVAQVGEWLGLGGSILANLFNPRVIVIGGYFASLAQWLLPHAQDQLQRLVVAAPAAQCRFVASTLGFGAASRGAASMVVSDIIDDPTTIMNSPPRPAPY